A window of Desulfobacterales bacterium genomic DNA:
GTCGTTATTAGCAGAGATAGTTCCAACCTGTGCAATTTCATTTTTATCTTTAGTAGGCTTTGAAAAATTTTTAAGCTCTTTTACAATTGCTTCAACGCCTTTATCGATTCCTCTTTTTAAAGCCATGGGATTCATTCCAGCGGCAACGAGCTTATTTCCTTCAGTAAAAATAGCTTGAGCAAGAACAGTTGCTGTAGTTGTGCCGTCTCCTGCAACATCGCTTGTTTTGCTGGCAACCTGTTTTACCATTTGAGCGCCCATATTTTCAAATTTTTCCTGTAATTCTATTTCTTTTGCTACTGTAACACCATCTTTAGTAACATTTGGAGCACCAAAACTTTTTTCTAAAACAGCGTTTCGTCCCCTAGGACCAAGAGTTACTTTTACAGCATCCGCAAGAGAATTTACGCCTTTTAATAAGTGTTCTCTCGCTTTTGTTCCGTATGTTATCATTTTTGCTGACATAATCAGTTGACCTCCTTCAAAATTTTATTATTCAAGAATTCCTAAAATATCATCTTCTTTCATAAAAATGTGTTCAACACCATTAATTTTTATCTCAGTTCCTGCATATTTACCAAATAAAACTTTATCTCCTTCTTTTACCGCCATGGCTATTCTATTACCATCATTTCCCATTCTTCCAGGGCCAGCAGCGATAATTTTTCCTTGTTGTGGTTTTTCTTTTGCGGTATCAGGAATTATTATTCCTCCAGGGCTTTTTTGATCCTGTTCAAGTCTTAAAACCAGTAATCTATCATTCATTGGTCTAATTGTCATAAAAAATTTTTAACCTCCTTAGTTAAATTTTTTTGATTTTATATTTTGAATTGAAATTCTGAAAATTTAATTGGCATGGATTTTTGTTTGAAATATAAACATTATTTTTTCATGGTCAAGAGGTTCAAAAATTTTTTATGATTTCATGGTAGTCTAATTCTGAAACTATTTTGACTCCAGCCTTTTTTGCTTTATCGATTTTTGAAGCTCCAACATTTTCTCCACATACCAAAAAGTCTGTTTTGCTTGTTACAGAAGTTTGCAAAATAGCTCCTAATTTTGATGCCTGA
This region includes:
- a CDS encoding co-chaperone GroES gives rise to the protein MTIRPMNDRLLVLRLEQDQKSPGGIIIPDTAKEKPQQGKIIAAGPGRMGNDGNRIAMAVKEGDKVLFGKYAGTEIKINGVEHIFMKEDDILGILE